A stretch of Besnoitia besnoiti strain Bb-Ger1 chromosome III, whole genome shotgun sequence DNA encodes these proteins:
- a CDS encoding hypothetical protein (encoded by transcript BESB_047500) produces MHHHTGAEAPRRGSSLPVSWSGARRDTDESLSNASLSPDRASPAPSASSQAPAQPLALHTSRRRGSAVPLLSVPARLQNSSSWEFFSSSKPHKPRKATPAPAPRRRGAGCSSQSTSPASLPHAPHAACRPADAVCLFAPASPQSSHRASNSKREELPLFRAQACLASVLHSSSGDFSSPTRVLASFSLPRCASCPALRLESSDARSSFFSPSLLRSPSARDMRCPRSLAGSASSLSALLPRQRGSRDRGAEDEEARSFDVAAPPPSCAELQAEGTFPPPSRPRYFPGGSASSANPRVDRFAALPRYGFPRFRSLPNLFSGASLSFELLPAPGARAAQSAPRRPSAVVGRREGDILEEPGTDGERARRRDSLAGRLREKAHQRGRRDSEGEGEGGDSAVEGDEKGQEYEEKSRAAGSTKGHLAPRNGKAGSWSRLTFPSVFSGQRRLTRLRSLRASNRKDSKAARNLFAAFRRLAYAFSAPEHLLPAGRRTMKEADELLTKQDGGDKAAHDSRREATKEQELDSQRGDEGEEDVRETRNVEITPKRNSPRGTQRRGAEAKEEGPHDVQGGEAAAREERREESAGPDVNTRKLQRLERSLSSSVLPQGSTAMTGDPGEREATTDTFFFKCDKGEMGRGSLTQPPPQETPPLSSSLRHAEPLADARPASLAAGQKKEEESDGGDPFCDDDLQRPSRREHAAERQELNGKDPSSSSGEVSSLSSSSESLRSAAPSSSSSLFSCSSSGSLSWLTSKEKRNPPHTPASSSQALASCSLSPVPASPSSARPSSHSSLSPVSAGPWLLSPAVFFAELDTCRARGVDSQVPVCREEAQAQRDVLPCLMDRGNEGKTRVEEADSAPRQRAHLFQVTRQEARGGETRDRGTQVDQTTQASRVNAEAASDLQHHGEREPLACRREAEKTLAGGEESREKLLAAESRTARVSFSSAAPRARRDRVSLSRDRDPGPSTPTQGDAISAVGRRSLPLLGEALGLRQRLQTEDVRRYFPSAPQPRRLSAGAAVGREPQGEAVRPRALVPDSRVEECNAEAVSGGLRRNLGRVEGTGRGRLPGMRGGSCAALEAKTVRPAARGENRHCLGTDAERSGAQTEVTTPPHGGGSLSELLCGEARRRHRHSLALERARVAQQRAKNARRRRTIAALLERVEAGGDGWSSSLFRSTEKTAGTETGGQAAVVSERERQLPTTEKNPARALEAEELEKPRREAEREPGREEGQEASSESDASSSGTSEEEKTDSSSDSDGSTPAAGQQRPAAGTNRPAGRRIADATAPSSSETAGGTDSDSSPTSGTGSNSPSGRASASDTESSPESDVPSASSSSPRARDASETTSSSVAAESEYSSESSSETDGEETSQRVARGELRRAESRARRPATRDESSSGSGNRERDRTIVQDQSSLGREAPAVGGSGYTSSKSEGEEERVRGGDSRAVPPASPTRRSASIGQSNSGATRQRRTQSDTQKARKSILKNDGSAKRRNAGRAPAEARRIDNARGAKTEGRAAPCARPEEGLERKTSAHGNTASRRNSKSVHFAPSPSCAAGATAATEEESRRRKETP; encoded by the coding sequence ATGCACCACCATACGGGAGCGGAGGCACCGCGAAGAGGATCTTCGCTTCCTGTTTCTTGGAGTGgagcacgcagagacacagacgAGTCTCTTTCCAACGCCTCCCTATCTCCGGACCGTGCTTCACCCGCTCCTTCAGCTTCTTCACAGGCAccagcgcagccgctcgcgctaCACACAAGCCGTCGTCGAGGCTCCGCCGTGCCTCTTTTGAGTGTTcccgcgcggcttcagaACTCTTCTTCGTGGGAgtttttttcctcttcaaAGCCGCACAaaccgaggaaagcgacgccggcaccagcgccgcgacgcagaggagcagGTTGTTCTTCGCAGTCCACTTCGCCTGCGAGTCTCCCTCACGCCCCTCACGCAGCGTGTAGACCTGCCGAcgccgtctgtctctttgcgcctgcgtctccacaATCTTCTCACCGCGCATCCAACTCCAAACGAGAGGAGCTTCCTCTGTTTCGCGCTCAGGCGTGTCTCGCTTCGGTGCTGCATTCTTCCTCTGGCGACTTTTCTTCGCCGACTCGCGTGCTTGcatctttctctctcccgcgctgcgcgagctgccCTGCGCTGAGGCTCGAGTCGAGTGACGCGCGGtcttcctttttttctccctcgcttcttcgGTCGCCCTCAGCGCGGGACATGCGTTGCCCGCGGAGCTTGGCTGGATCTGCCTCCTCGTTGTCAGCGCTTCTgccgcgacagcgcggaAGTCGAGACCGCGGTGCGGAGgatgaggaggcgcggagcttTGATgtggctgcgcctccgccttcttgtGCGGAGTTGCAAGCGGAAGGAACgtttccgccgccttcgcgtccaCGTTACTTCCCCGGCGGGTCCGCTTCGTCGGCAAACCCCCGTGTTGACAGATTtgctgcgcttcctcgctaCGGATTTCCCAGATTCCGCAGTCTCCCGAATCTTTTCTCTGGTGCCTCGTTGTCCTTCGAACTCCTCCCAGCGCCCggggcgcgcgctgcgcagtccgcgccgcgccggccttccGCTGTTGTCGGGAGACGTGAGGGCGATATCCTTGAAGAGCCTGGCACGGACGGCGAGCGTGctagacgcagagacagtcTCGCCGGACGtctgcgcgagaaggcgcaccagcgagggcgcagagacagcgagggagagggagagggaggagacagcgcagTGGAAGGAGATGAGAAAGGACAGGAATACGAGGAGAAAAGCCGTGCGGCGGGCTCTACCAAGGGTCACTTGGCGCCACGAAACGGGAAAGCCGGCAGCTGGAGTCGCCTGACCTTCCCTTCTGTGTTTTCTGGGCAGCGTCGCCTCACGCGCCTCAGGTCGCTCCGTGCCTCAAACCGAAAGGATTCGAAAGCCGCGCGAAATCTCTTCGCAGCcttccgccgtctcgcctACGCGTTTTCCGCTCCCGAGCACCTCCTCCCCGCGGGCCGACGAACGATgaaggaagcagacgagctTCTCACGAAGCAGGACGGGGGTGACAAAGCCGCGCATgacagccgcagagaggcgacgaaagAGCAGGAGCTGGACagccagcgaggagacgaaggcgaagaagacgtgcGCGAAACACGAAATGTAGAGATAACGCCAAAACGGAACAGCCCAAGAGGGACAcagcgcagaggagctgaagcgaaagaagaaggcCCGCACGACGTCCAAgggggcgaggccgctgccagAGAAGAACGTCGAGAAGAGTCTGCAGGCCCGGATGTAAACACGCGCAAGCTTCAGAGGCTCGAGAGGAGTCTGTCGAGCTCCGTTCTCCCGCAGGGGAGCACTGCGATGACAGGAGATcctggagagcgagaagcgaccACGGACACTTTTTTTTTCAAATGTGACAAAGGGGAAATGGGGAGAGGCAGCCTTACACAGCCACCTCCACAAGAAACGCCCCCGCTGTCGTCCTCACTGAGGCACGCGGAGCCTCTggcagacgcgaggccggcgtcgctggcggcaggccaaaagaaagaagaagagagcgacggcggagatcCTTTTTGCGATGATGACCTCCAGAGGCCCTCCAGACGGGAGCACGCCGCAGAAAGGCAAGAGCTGAACGGCAAGGATCCGAGCAGCTCCTCCGGCGAGGTTTCGTCGTTGTCTTCGAGTTCAGAGTCTCTCCGCTCCGCGGCTCCTTCATCGTCCTCATCGCTGTTTTCCTGCTCGTCTTCTGGGTCGCTTTCTTGGCTCACATCCAAAGAAAAACGAAATCCACCTCACACGCCTGCTTCCTCATCACAAGCGCTCGCTTCCTGCAGTCTGTCCCCAGTgcctgcttctccctctAGCGCGCGGCCCTCTTCGCACTCATCTCTGTCACCCGTATCTGCGGGGCCTTGGCTGCTTTCCCCTGCAGTTTTCTTCGCAGAGCTCGACACGtgcagggcgcgcggagTTGACAGCCAGGTGCCAGTCtgtcgcgaggaggcgcaggcgcagcgggacGTCTTGCCTTGCCTGATGGACAGAGGAAATGAGGGAAAAACGCGAGTGGAAGAAGCCGATTCGGCCCCGAGGCAACGGGCACATCTTTTCCAGGTCACTAGGCAGGAGGCTCGTGGAGGCGAAACGAGAGACAGGGGCACACAGGTAGATCAAACTACACAGGCGAGCCGCGTgaacgcagaggccgcttcCGACCTGCAACAtcacggagagagagagccgctTGCATGtcggagagaggcggagaagacattggcgggaggcgaggaatCGAGAGAGAAGCTTCTCGCGGCAGAAAGTCGCACCGCGCGCGTTTCCTTCTCATCCGCTGCTCCTCGCGCAAGGCGCGAccgtgtctctctttctcgagACCGAGATCCAGGCCCGTCTACCCCCACACAAGGGGACGCGATATCGGCTGTCGGCCGGCGCAGCCTGCCCCTTTTGGGCGAGGCCCTCGGCCTGAGGCAGAGGCTTCAGACAGAAGACGTACGGAGATATTTTCCATCTGCTCCCCAGCCTCGGCGACTCTCTGCAGGAGCCGCAGTAGGCAGAGAACCGCAAGGCGAGGCGGTGCGCCCTCGCGCACTCGTGCCCGACTCCCGTGTAGAGGAATGCAACGCAGAGGCAGTCTCAGGAGGCCTTCGCAGAAACCTAGGGCGTGTGGAGGGAACAGGAAGAGGACGCCTGCCGGGGATGCGTGGCGGCTcatgcgcggcgctggaggcgaagacggttcgccctgcagcgcgcggcgaaaaCAGACACTGTCTGGGAACCGACGCAGAGCGGTCAGGAGCGCAGACGGAAGTGACGACTCCGCCgcacggaggaggaagcttGTCTGAGCTGTTGTGCGGAGAGGCCCGCAGGAGACACAGACACAGCCTCGCCCTCGaacgcgctcgcgtcgcgcagcagcgcgccaagaacgcgaggagaagaagaacgatTGCGGCCTTGCTCGAGAGAGTTGAGGCTGGCGGAGACGGCTGGTCCAGTAGCCTCTTTCGAAGCACCGAGAAGACAGCGGGGACAGAAACAGGCGGCCAGGCTGCAGTGGTGAGCGAACGAGAAAGGCAGCTGCCGACGACAGAGAAAAAtcccgcccgcgcgcttGAGGCAGAAGAACTGGAGAAACcacggagagaggcagagcgcgAGCCGGGCCGAGAGGAAGGACAGGAAGCTTCATCGGAGTCAGACGCGAGCTCGTCCGGCACGAGTGAAGAGGAAAAGACAGACTCTTCAAGCGACTCGGATGGCAGCACGCCGGCAGCTGGAcagcagcggccggcggcaGGGACAAACAGACCAGCGGGCAGACGCATAGCAGACGCCACAGCGCCCTCGAGCTCAGAAACAGCAGGCGGCACAGACAGCGATTCGTCGCCGACATCTGGGACCGGCAGCAACTCACCGAGTGGACGCGCTTCTGCCTCGGATACAGAGAGCAGCCCAGAGAGCGACGTTCCTTCCGCCTCAagctcgtcgcctcgcgcgcgagacgcgagcgagacaACTTCGTCCTCTGTCGCGGCCGAAAGCGAATACAGCAGTGAGAGTAGCAGTGAGACAGATGGAGAAGAGACTTCGCAGCGAGTCGCAAGAGGAGAACTGCGCAGAGCCGAGTCCAGGGCGCGTCGGCCCGCCACACGAGACGAAAGCTCTTCTGGCAGTGGtaacagagagagagacaggacgATCGTACAAGACCAGAGCAGCCTTGGTCGTGAAGCACCTGCTGTCGGTGGAAGTGGCTACACGTCCTCGAAGAgtgagggcgaagaagaacggGTGAGGGGAGGAGACTCGAGGGCGGTGCCGCCCGCAAGTCCCACAAGGCGTTCCGCCTCCATCGGGCAATCGAACTCCGGGGCAACGAGGCAGCGCAGAACTCAGTCTgacacgcagaaggcgcggaaaAGTATTTTGAAAAATGACGGCAGCGCAAAGAGACGGAATGCCGGACGCGCTCCTGCCGAAGCGCGACGTATAGATAATGCTCGAGGTGCTAAAACCGaagggcgggcggcgccgtgcGCTAGACCGGAAGAGGGCTTGGAAAGGAAAACGAGCGCCCACGGAAACACAGCCAGCAGGCGCAACTCGAAAAGCGTTCATTTCGCTCCTTCTCCTAGCTGCGCTGCGGGGGCCACTGCCGCCACGGAGGAGGAAAGCCGGCGCCGAAAGGAGACACcctga
- a CDS encoding hypothetical protein (encoded by transcript BESB_047510), with protein sequence MAGAANSDSSPTSFFSSAGALDSHRRREAALLGQGAAAGFSSPSVLANPSISAGLHNTLCVLAGILLLLWFLRLLRQLIQEQKIRRQFAVQQHPLHLRGLARYSWDLQRLFRIHFEKLVRNYNPASPLAILRVRVAVQTKAVIFPSSSSSSSASSFSSASSSSASSSVPSSSASSASPSRAPGASETTNGAVAGEEARKWEAAVAALGEAGRTELEFLLDACDAATLVVYWGVDAEALQKALAKKADEVSVSLGVLDRPLHFPRSLRRIFGARRLAACTTRRSAAHSEASRSLLELEERDGLPSSSADRDDGGEGASRLEAGAGADSALLSSSPALLSPSEYRLRSAELTVKAGMHQRVRASPADRRAVLGNFAGAGGEGRGSAELPLVVVASLLAHSHRRMSESGHLGAVSVSEASTHVLILRRNQLNSSSLGLELAKEVMLGGGLVRAQERLDVYGLEEGESVGGEKECLVCMTNAKDVMLYPCRHCSLCFDCLRSLHQERCPICRSNFSAFVTFPFKRTHALLPSAASPASLASLPAADGESSPQPYPLPGGRATSPGGGGEHAERAYGGARSPGASSAGSGGSRRTLAADLFRAERYRRDSQEAADAEGAAEDEAQMPVRRLSEGAWRREEREGRERGRGEGLASPESNRGMASALLEQLRQYVQYDELGSELLSDSDT encoded by the exons atggcgggcgccgcgaatTCCGACTCTTCCCCcacttctttcttctcgtcaGCGGGCGCCCTCGACTCTCACCGGAGACgtgaggcggcgctcctcggccagggcgctgccgcgggcttttcttctccttcagtCCTCGCCAACCCCTCGATCTCCGCGGGGCTGCACAACACGCTCTGCGTGCTCGCGGGCATCTTGCTGCTTCTCTGgttcctccgccttcttcggcaACTTATACAGGAACAGAAAATTCGAAGGCAATTCGCCGTTCAGCAG cATCCTCTTCaccttcgcggcctcgcgcgctaCTCGTGGgacctgcagcgcctctttCGCATCCACTTCGAAAAGCTCGTGAGGAACTACAACCCGGCGTCTCCACTCGCGattctccgcgtccgcgtcgccgtccagACGAAAGCCGTCATCTTCCCTTCCTcctcatcttcttcctcagcttcctccttttcttccgcttcatcttcttctgcctcctcctcagttccttcttcttctgcatcttcggcttctccttcgcgggcTCCTGGAGCAAGCGAGACGACTAACGGGGCTGTGGCGGGCGAAGAAGCCCGGAAGTGGGAAGCAGCCGTGGCGGCTCTgggcgaggcaggcaggACTGAGCTGGAGTTCCTCCTCGATGCCTGCGACGCTGCGACTCTTGTCGTGTACTGGGGCgtggacgccgaggcgctgcaaaAAGCG CTCGCGAAAAAAGCCGACGAAGTCAGCGTCTCCCTGGGGGTTCTAGACCGGCCGCTGCACtttccgcgctcgctgcggcgaatcttcggggcgcggcgtctcgctgcttgcacgacgaggcgctcggcggctCACTCTGAGgcttcgcggtcgctgcttgagctggaggagagagacg gcctgCCCTCTTCGAGTGCAgaccgcgacgacggcggagagggcgcgtCGAGGCTGGAGGCTGGAGCCGGCGCGGACAGCGCattgctctcttcttcgcctgcgcttctctcgccttctgagTATCGTCTGCGGTCGGCAGAGCTCAC CGTCAAAGCCGGGATGCaccagcgcgtgcgcgcctcgcctgcggatCGA AGGGCCGTTCTGGGGAAtttcgcgggcgccggcggcgaaggccgaggcAGCGCTGAGCTTCCCCTCGTTGTCGTGGCATCCCTGCTTGCGCACTCC CACCGACGTATGAGCGAGTCAGGCCACCTTGGAGCCGTCTCAGTCTCTGAG GCCTCCACACACGTGCTCATCCTCCGGAGGAATCAACTCAACTCGTCTTCTCTTGGTCTGGAGCTCGCGAAGGAAGTCATGCTGGGTGGCGGTCTTGTGCGGGCTCAGGAGAGGCTCGACGTCTATGGCctggaggagggagagagcgttggcggagagaaggagtGCCTAGTCTGCATGACGAATGCGAAGGACGTCATGCTTTACCCCTGCAG GCACTGCTCGCTGTGCTTCGActgcctccgctcgctcCATCAGGAGCGCTGCCCGATTTGCCGATCGAATTTCTCTGCATTCGTCACGTTCCCCTTCAAGCGAACTCACGCACTCTTGCCTTCGGCCGCTTCCCcagcctcgctcgcttcgctgcccgccgcggacgggGAGTCTTCCCCGCAGCCGTATCCGCTCCCTGGGGGTCGAGCCACAAGccccgggggcggcggcgagcatgCCGAGAGGGCCTATGGCGGGGCGCGCAGccccggcgcctcgtcggccggcagcggcggctcgcggcgaacgctcgccgcagacctGTTCAGGGCAGAGCGATACAGACGAGACAGTcaagaagcagcagacgcagagggagcggcggaagacgaggcgcagatgCCAGTCCGCAGGCtgagcgaaggcgcctggcgccgcgaagagagagaaggtcgcgagcgagggcgaggggaaGGCTTGGCGTCGCCGGAGAGCAACAGAG GTATGGCAAGCGCGTTGCTCGAGCAGCTTCGCCAGTACGTGCAGTACGACGAGCTCGGCAGCGAACTGCTCTCCGACAGCGACACGTAG
- a CDS encoding hypothetical protein (encoded by transcript BESB_047520) encodes MFLFAASLPLYGCEHSIFLSVLATPPQIAPLQRADRKCVHQSQREPVRPTAFGHGNECEDKGRAELPEEANSSLLRDCTPDAGLPPFPNVVALQANVSVTGCSGEVPAQEVRSGPPLGDIRLISGCPPFVQTCDQHGCNGRQRSASESGSDSEVYAFRFLLSSNRHHRQDNEGDYSSETPTLLKGMDARRRVIPGRTQGSPAAQSFLSICSAEAPVRRLSGLGSGERTLADLANGLAIFCVVIIAGVATVCVTAGTGGGAIFVPLMQLLMRFTTHEATATSQCLMTGSALAGLCINFVRRNPKADMPLIDMDMVLLLGPMQMCGSSAGVVVNHALPAWFIIALLVICLSYEIIKLLTRFRRSPRKPMDVTRVAAEDQAPPKTSCMPATSQVVDAAMPAGCRTPASDREGKAVSGTTTWQAAEPGRRGNDTKEEVTNGPEQCQPKVQLVPEHQELNPDERGEQGASYRQRYRCGECSRAAILYRWKRYDMTKWSVLLIIWIINLVVTFIKGGRRSTFHIVPFCSTAYWVVYAVGCLFLASVALLWGSFLTARHRKRIRLCIRRYSPIVYTSSNVQLLLTQAFLAGVLGAIMGIGGGMILGPILLLKGVPPSVSSALTSCLVLLSASTAATINLTSRMAPPSVSGVLFLVLFCTTLVGKSLLDSYIKKRHLERWLVALLIGVMVCSIGCSIAAGIIDGVNGPPSVQQFMDPCDR; translated from the exons ATGTTTTTGTTTGCCGCATCACTCCCCCTGTACGGATGTGAGCATTCGATTTTCCTCTCCGTGCTTGCAACACCTCCCCAGATTGCCCCATTACAGCGTGCGGATCGGAAATGTGTTCATCAGTCCCAGCGGGAACCAGTCCGGCCAACTGCTTTCGGGCATGGCAACGAGTGTGAAGACAAAGGGCGCGCGGAACTGCCTGAAGAAGCTAACAGCAGTCTTCTGCGCGACTGCACGCCAGATGCCGGACTGCCTCCTTTTCCAAATGTTGTGGCCCTGCAAGCGAATGTGAGCGTGACCGGTTGTTCAGGGGAAGTCCCTGCCCAGGAGGTTCGTTCTGGGCCACCTCTTGGGGATATACGCCTGATATCCGGTTGCCCACCATTTGTACAAACTTGCGACCAACATGGATGCAACGgaaggcagcgcagcgcttcAGAGTCGGGGTCGGATAGCGAGGTTTATGCGTTTAGGTTTCTCCTTAGCAGCAACCGGCACCACCGCCAAGATAATGAAGGGGATTATTCGAGCGAGACGCCTACGTTGCTCAAAGGCATggatgcgcggcggagagtgATCCCAGGAAGAACACAAGGGTCCCCGGCAGCGCAGTCGTTCTTATCAATTTGCagtgcagaggcgcccgtGCGCCGGCTCAGTGGCTTAGGTAGTGGCGAAAGGACGCTTGCTGATTTGGCTAACGGCCTGGCCATTTTCTGCGTTGTCATCATCGCTGGTGTCGCGACAGTCTGCGTAACTGCCGGAACTGGAG GTGGAGCGATATTTGTTCCTCTAATGCAACTCCTGATGCGCTTCACTACGCATGAAGCGACTGCAACTAGCCAGTGCTTGATGACAGGCAGCGCACTAGCAGGTCTCTGTATCAACTTCGTCCGCCGGAACCCGAAAGCCGATATGCCTCTTATCGATATGGACATG GTCCTCCTTCTCGGCCCCATGCAGATGTGTGGTTCGTCTGCTGGCGTTGTCGTGAATCATGCGCTCCCCGCGTGGTTCATCATTGCTCTCCTCGTGATATGTCTGTCGTACGAAATCATCAAGCTTCTAACGCGTTTCCGTCGAAGCCCAAGGAAGCCCATGGATGTGACGCGAGTGGCAGCGGAAGATCAGGCACCACCGAAGACATCCTGCATGCCAGCAACCTCTCAGGTCGTTGACGCGGCTATGCCAGCAGGTTGCAGAACTCCTGCGTCTGACAGGGAGGGAAAAGCTGTCAGCGGGACCACCACATGGCAGGCAGCGGAGCCGGGACGAAGGGGAAACGACACCAAGGAGGAAGTCACGAACGGGCCGGAAC AATGCCAACCCAAAGTTCAGCTAGTTCCAGAACATCAAGAACTTAACCccgacgagagaggagagcaggGTGCATCATATCGTCAGCGATACAGATGCGGTGAATGCAGTCGTGCTGCTATCTTATACAGGTGGAAACGGTATGACATGACG AAATGGTCAGTGCTATTGATCATCTGGATAATCAACCTCGTCGTCACGTTCATCaagggcggcaggcgctctACATTTCACATC GTACCGTTCTGCTCCACTGCCTATTGGGTAGTGTATGCAGTCGGATGTCTCTTTCTTGCGAGTGTAGCCCTATTGTGGGGCTCGTTTCTGACTGCGCGTCACAGGAAGCGAATCCGGCTCTGCATTCGTCGCTACTCTCCCATCGTGTACACATCTAGCAACGTCCAGCTCCTCCTGACTCAGGCATTCCTTGCTGGCGTGCTAG GAGCGATAATGGGGATCGGTGGAGGCATGATTCTAGGTCCCATTCTACTTCTCAAGGGTGTCCCGCCCAGTGTGTCGTCCGCTCTGACATCGTGTCTGGTTCTTCTTTCCGCTTCCACGGCTGCCACAATCAACTTGACAAGCCGAATGGCGCCTCCCAGCGTCAGCGGCGtcctctttctcgtcttGTTCTGCACCACCTTAGTTGGCAAATCGCTGCTTGACAGCTAC ATTAAGAAACGTCACCTGGAACGCTGGCTGGTCGCCTTGTTGATTGGCGTAATGGTGTGCTCCATCGGCTGCTCCATCG CTGCCGGCATAATTGACGGGGTCAACGGCCCTCCGTCGGTGCAGCAGTTCATGGACCCGTGCGACCGATGA